Proteins encoded in a region of the Takifugu flavidus isolate HTHZ2018 chromosome 8, ASM371156v2, whole genome shotgun sequence genome:
- the fkbpl gene encoding FK506-binding protein-like, translated as MTEATAFSRRQDCVIQVPVGDWTTIRFGEGQCDITEACVERMRAGETSEILISTVPNGSGVSITKAAKENLPLRATVELRAFTPGKESWEMTLCEKWGWVKSHKEKGGVRFRSGDVWGAADSYSRALKLVITIHGHVGMVNAQGQNPDTVSLDSGDQTRLPSADEVRTTKAELHSNMSLCQLKLNQPERARTSASKATQLEPGGAKGWYRLGQACQMINELEEARQAFKKLLELQPESPAALKALKNIASKEKETNALMGLRLSKMFS; from the exons ATGACAGAGGCCACAGCATTCTCTAGGCGTCAGGACTGTGTCATTCAAGTCCCAGTTGGTGACTGGACCACAATTAGGTTTGGAGAGGGTCAGTGTGATATCACAGAGGCATGTGTGGAGAGGATGAGAGCCGGAGAAACATCTGAG ATTCTGATTTCCACAGTGCCAAATGGATCAGGTGTGTCTATTACCAAAGCAGCTAAGGAAAACCTGCCATTGCGTGCCACAGTTGAGCTCAGAGCCTTCACACCAGGCAAGGAATCGTGGGAGATGACTCTGTGTGAAAAGTGGGGGTGGGTGAAGTCTCACAAAGAGAAAGGTGGTGTGAGATTTAGGAGTGGGGATGTGTGGGGTGCAGCTGACAGTTACAGTCGAGCCCTCAAACTCGTCATCACCATCCACGGCCATGTTGGAATGGTGAATGCACAAGGACAAAATCCTGACACAGTCTCACTGGACAGTGGAGACCAAACACGCCTTCCCTCTGCAGATGAAGTCAGAACAACCAAAGCCGAGCTCCACTCCAACATGTCCTTATGCCAACTTAAATTGAATCAGCCAGAACGGGCAAGAACCAGTGCATCTAAAGCCACTCAGCTGGAGCCCGGGGGTGCAAAGGGCTGGTACCGACTTGGACAGGCCTGTCAGATGATAAATGAACTAGAAGAGGCCAGGCAGGCGTTCAAGAAACTGCTGGAATTACAACCGGAATCACCTGCCGCTTTGAAGGCACTTAAAAACATTgcaagcaaagaaaaagaaacaaatgcgCTGATGGGTCTTAGGCTCAGTAAAATGTTTAGCTGA
- the LOC130530600 gene encoding protein Wnt-2b-A, which yields MLGLNRIVSLRSSRVRSSGSSSKLSDSRTPSCQSSRIYCACLLLLLLLTPRADSSWWYIGALGARVICDNIPGLVNKQRHLCQRYPDIMQAIGEGTKEWIRECQHQFRHHRWNCSTLDRDHTVFGRVLLRSSREAAFVYAISSAGVVYALTRACSQGELKNCNCDPHKRGRSQDDRGEFDWGGCSDNINYGIKFAKTFIDARERTVRDARALMNLHNNRCGRTAVKRFMKLECKCHGLSGSCTLRTCWMAMSDFRKTGDYLRRKYNGAIEVTMNQDGTGFAVANKAFRKATKNDLVYFENSPDYCLQDKSAGSLGTAGRICNKTSRGTDGCEVMCCGRGYDTTRVKQITKCECKFKWCCAVECKDCEESVDVHTCKAPKRAEWLDQT from the exons ATGTTGGGGTTAAACAGGATTGTGAGCCTGCGGTCAAGCCGCGTTCGCAGCTCTGGTTCTTCATCCAAACTCTCCGACTCCCGGACTCCTTCATGCCAAAGTTCCAGGATTTATTGTGCgtgtctgttgctgctgctgctgctgacgccCAGAGCGGACTCCTCATGGTG GTACATCGGTGCACTGGGGGCCCGTGTGATCTGCGACAACATCCCAGGATTGGTGAACAAACAGAGGCATCTGTGCCAGCGTTACCCAGACATCATGCAGGCGATTGGAGAGGGCACCAAGGAGTGGATCAGAGAGTGCCAGCACCAGTTCAGGCACCACCGCTGGAACTGCAGCACGCTGGACCGTGACCACACCGTGTTCGGACGTGTCCTGCTACGCA GCAGCCGTGAAGCGGCATTCGTCTACGCCATCTCCTCGGCGGGAGTTGTGTACGCGCTCACGAGGGCCTGCAGCCAAGGGGAGCTCAAGAACTGCAACTGTGACCCGCACAAACGTGGGCGATCCCAAGACGACAGGGGGGAGTTCGACTGGGGCGGCTGCAGCGATAACATCAACTACGGCATCAAGTTCGCTAAAACCTTCATAGATGCCAGGGAAAGGACGGTCCGAGATGCTCGAGCGCTGATGAACCTTCACAACAACCGCTGTGGCAGAACA GCAGTGAAGCGATTCATGAAGCTGGAGTGTAAATGTCACGGACTGAGTGGCTCCTGCACTCTGCGGACCTGCTGGATGGCCATGTCCGACTTCAGGAAGACGGGAGACTACCTGCGGAGGAAATACAATGGGGCCATCGAGGTGACCATGAATCAGGATGGGACAGGTTTCGCTGTGGCTAACAAAGCCTTCAGGAAGGCCACCAAGAACGACCTGGTCTACTTTGAGAACTCTCCGGATTACTGCCTACAAGACAAATCTGCAG GCTCCCTGGGCACAGCCGGGCGCATCTGCAACAAGACGTCGCGCGGCACGGACGGCTGCGAGGTAATGtgctgtgggcggggctacgACACCACCAGAGTGAAGCAGATCACCAAGTGTGAGTGCAAGTTTAAATGGTGCTGCGCCGTGGAGTGTAAGGACTGCGAGGAGTCTGTGGATGTACACACGTGCAAGGCCCCTAAACGTGCCGAATGGTTGGACCAGACCTGA